A genome region from Cyprinus carpio isolate SPL01 chromosome B23, ASM1834038v1, whole genome shotgun sequence includes the following:
- the cdh26.1 gene encoding cadherin-like protein 26 isoform X1 has product MTKRSLFLILLAIVDVAATSKKDTSNREKRDAVLIRSKRRWVLSTIDLEENMPGPYPSIVTQMFNDKKQDDNVKFRIKGDGVTQGPIGLFSIDEYTGILFVHRPIDREINPIFHVDFDVLDRQTGATVDKTLSFNVEIKDKNDNSPQFTPSTISASVPENTPEGTVQATLQAFDIDQKDTPNSQFTMAVVSQEPASPKFTLKDLPTSTVKQLAFTGCFDYDKAKQYKVLVEARDQGTPTMSSTATVILDITDSNTHPPEFSSATYNTEVMEMELKEILRIGIKDKDTPNTPGSKAKFSILKGNEDGNYKIETDPKTNEGVLSVVKGKNFEKTEITDLEIAVENEEKLFRCVDGKVVTGPLPKPNTAKVSVKVIDVNDPPVFKKQIEKVYRNENGPPGDVLFVPEVQDEDSDVNKLRYELVQDPAKWVSMDPKSGKITTVQKMDYESPFVKNGTYTVVVHAIDDGQPSATGTCTVVVYLGDQNDNAPYLVSKNAVICGNKVDRVDVKPTDLDGPPFAGPFSFSLGGEEVLKSLWKLDPTTGTNTSLISLTSLPYGNYSIPLKIQDQQGLQREDVLQVVVCECTGINTCRGRLPFSSRLGPAAIGVLFAGLLLLALLLLFCFLCDCQSKNFQHIPLNLQDEGNQTLVKYNEEGGGSVYKPESMYLKESFKTPSAPPEYSVTDGYWKGENNTLRRPAGYNFQEMGSGGGVMSMPHHNWSTVRRERESVRNESRQMSRSYSLARTERNLAEQIDRKISSFPEDQRDYPAYSTYQYEYEGRGSDCQSLDQLTVSNLGDNLDFLQNLGPKFSTLGGICQQSMERRNVRL; this is encoded by the exons ATGACGAAGAGGAGTTTATTCCTGATTCTACTTGCC ATTGTTGACGTGGCCGCTACCAGCAAAAAAGATACCAGCAATCGGGAAAAGCGG GATGCTGTTCTTATTCGTTCAAAGAGAAGATGGGTTCTGTCCACTATTGATCTGGAAGAGAACATGCCTGGACCGTATCCTTCTATAGTAACACAG ATGTTCAATGACAAAAAGCAGGATGACAATGTCAAGTTCCGCATCAAAGGAGATGGAGTGACACAAGGCCCAATTGGTTTGTTTAGCATTGATGAATACACTGGGATTTTATTCGTACACCGGCCCATCGACAGGGAAATAAACCCCATCTTTCAT GTGGACTTTGATGTGCTGGACAGGCAGACTGGTGCCACAGTGGACAAAACACTGTcatttaatgtagaaataaagGACAAGAATGACAACAGTCCTCAGTTCACTCCAAGCACTATCAGTGCATCTGTTCCTGAGAACACGCCTGAAG GCACAGTCCAAGCAACATTACAAGCTTTTGATATTGATCAGAAGGATACTCCTAATTCCCAGTTCACCATGGCGGTGGTGTCACAAGAGCCTGCCTCACCAAAATTTACCCTGAAGGACTTACCTACCTCTACAGTCAAACAGCTGGCCTTCACAGGATGCTTTGATTATGAT AAAGCAAAACAATATAAAGTGCTAGTTGAAGCGAGGGATCAAGGCACACCTACAATGTCTTCAACTGCAACTGTTATTCTGGACATCACTGATTCCAACACCCATCCCCCAGAATTCAGTTCGGCCACG tACAACACTGAAGTGATGGAAATGGAATTAAAGGAGATTCTAAGAATCGGCATCAAAGACAAGGACACACCTAACACGCCTGGTTCTAAAGCGAAGTTCTCCATCCTGAAGGGCAATGAGGACGGAAATTATAAGATTGAGACAGACCCTAAAACCAATGAAGGTGTGCTCTCTGTTGTCAAG GGGAAGAATTTTGAGAAAACTGAGATCACAGACCTGGAGATAGCAGTCGAGAACGAGGAGAAATTATTTCGGTGTGTTGATGGAAAGGTTGTAACAGGCCCCCTACCAAAGCCAAACACTGCCAAAGTGTCAGTGAAAGTCATTGATGTGAATGATCCCCCTGTGTTTAAAAAGCAAATTGAAAAAGTTTACCGGAATGAAAACGGACCTCCAGGAGATGTATTGTTCGTGCCCGAGGTCCAAGATGAGGACTCGGACGTTAACAAACTCAG GTATGAGTTAGTTCAAGACCCAGCCAAATGGGTGAGTATGGATCCGAAATCAGGAAAGATCACCACAGTCCAGAAGATGGACTACGAGTCTCCTTTTGTCAAAAATGGCACCTACACTGTTGTGGTGCATGCTATAGATGACG GACAGCCTTCAGCTACAGGCACATGTACTGTAGTGGTCTACCTAGGCGACCAGAACGATAACGCTCCCTATCTCGTATCTAAAAATGCGGTCATATGCGGGAACAAAGTCGATCGTGTGGATGTGAAACCAACAGACCTTGACGGCCCTCCGTTTGCAGGtcctttctccttctctctgggAGGAGAGGAAGTGCTGAAGAGTCTCTGGAAGCTGGATCCCACCACAG GAACAAACACCTCTCTGATAAGTTTGACGAGTCTGCCATATGGCAACTACTCCATTCCTTTGAAGATACAGGATCAGCAGGGGCTGCAAAGAGAAGACGTTCTTCAGgtggttgtgtgtgagtgtacggGAATCAACACGTGCCGTGGCCGTCTTCCTTTTTCCTCAAGACTGGGTCCAGCAGCCATCGGTGTCCTGTTTGCTGGACTTCTCCTATTGGCCT TGCTGCTCCTCTTTTGTTTCCTCTGTGACTGTCAAAGCAAGAATTTTCAACACATCCCTCTGAACCTGCAGGATGAGGGCAACCAAACCCTTGTCAAATACAATGAAGAGGGAGGAGGCTCAGTCTATAAG cccGAGTCAATGTATCTGAAGGAAAGCTTTAAAACTCCTTCTGCACCG CCTGAGTATTCGGTTACTGATGGATACTGGAAGGGGGAAAACAATACGCTGAGAAGACCTGCAGGG TACAACTTCCAGGAAATGGGCAGTGGTGGAGGAGTGATGAGCATG CCACATCACAACTGGTCAACGGTCCGAAGGGAAAGGGAAAGTGTTAGG AATGAAAGTCGCCAGATGTCGCGCTCATACAGCTTAGCACGAACAGAAAGAAACCTGGCAGAACAAATTGACAGG AAAATCAGCAGCTTTCCGGAAGACCAGAGGGACTATCCAGCGTATTCCACATATCAGTATGAATATGAGGGGAGGGGCAGTGACTGTCAATCACTGGATCAGCTGACTGTTAGCAACCTTGGGGATAACCTGGACTTCCTGCAGAACCTGGGGCCAAAGTTCAGCACTCTGGGTGGGATCTGTCAACAGTCAATGGAGCGCAGGAACGTCCGGCTGTGA